GAAGATGGTGAGATGGAAGATAGCCATTCAGACGGTGATATGTAAGAATTATTGATTGAACACCGGCCTTCGTTTGGTCGGTCTTTTTTATGGAATGGTTTAAAGAATAAGTTAAAAAGGGGAATGACGATGTGGAATATATGGCGGTCGGAGCTACGAATGACGGTAAGACAAGGATCCTACTATTCGTTTTTAATTTTATGGGTGGCTGTTTTATCACTTTTATTTTTACTGCAAAGTAGTGCACCTTCTTTAACAGGATACACGAATACGACCGGGACTGTTGTCAATGTAGCATTGTATATCATTCCTTTGTTTATGTTAATTATCGGTTCGTTTACTATTGCTAATGAGATGGAAAACGGCCAATGGCGTTTATTAAGTACCTATCCACTATTTACCCTTTCCTATGTATTGGGGAAAATCGGGGGGCAGTTTACTTCTCAAATTATAGTGTTTACATTCAGTTATGGTGTTAGCTTGGCGATTGGTCTTGCATTTGGATTAGCATTTGCGGTCGAATGGCTGTTAGCCATATACTTTTTTTCTATTTCGCTTATTTTCTTCTTTCTTATAATCGGTATAATCGTCGGGACAATTGTTTCAACCAGATGGCAGGCGTTGTCAGTATCGGTAATAATTTGGTTTTTTCTAATAATGATTTGGCCAACTGCCTTAATCGGGGTGTTGGGGTTATTCCCTTATACAATGATTGAGACGCTCATGAAGGTAGCTTTATTCTTGAATCCGGCTGAACTGGTGAGAATCGTTTTAGTGATTGAACTTGATGGAGGTTCTGTATTTGGTCAAGCCTATGACTCGTTAGTGACCTTTATGGAAACCCCTGGCGCTACTCTTATTTATATTCTTTATGTGATAGTATTTCTAGCCATTAGTTTATTGTTTACGATGAGTATGTTGGAATGGAGGAAAAGAAGATGACTAAGTTTAGTGTAGAAAAAATATCAAAGGTATATAAACAGAAAACGGCCTTGAAGACAAGCTCGTTTGATGTAGAAGATGGAACGTGTGTCGTTTTGTGCGGTGGAAATGGTGCGGGTAAGAGCACCATGCTACAAATAATGGCTGGGATTATTGCCTCATCAAGTGGAAAGACTTCGATAAACGGTAAGGACCTCCAATATGATAGGGATAATTATCTACATGAAATTGGCTTTATGCCTGATGATTTTCATGCTCAGGAAACGATGACGGTCGAGGAATTCCTCTCATTTTACGGCTCTTTTCGAAAAGTGGGTAAGCAAAGGGTTGCTGAAGTTATTGAGCTGATTGGTTTAACCGAAAAAAAGCGTGAGTTTATTAAAAGCCTGTCGAAAGGTATGAGACAAAGACTGCTTTTTGGTCAATCAATTTTAGCAAAACCCGCCGTTTTATTAATGGATGAACCGACAAACGGACTTGATCCCTATTGGGTAAACCGATTTGTAGAGATTCTAAATGAAATGAAAAAAGAAGGGACAATTATTGTCTTTTCCACACATATGATGGATGTTGCTGCAGAAACAGGCGATGTCATTCTATTCTTGAAACAAGGAGAAATTTTTCAAACCATTAAAAATGAAGGAAAAGCAGAAGATACAACCATGAAACTAATGAAACTGCATCGCTATGCGTAAACAGCAGGTCTACTCTTTATGCTACTTTTGCGGGAATTCTTCTGCAGTAAGAATTTCTTCATTTTCAATATCTCTTAATCATTTTTTTATAAAGAAAAGAA
The Peribacillus sp. FSL H8-0477 genome window above contains:
- a CDS encoding ABC transporter permease subunit, which produces MWNIWRSELRMTVRQGSYYSFLILWVAVLSLLFLLQSSAPSLTGYTNTTGTVVNVALYIIPLFMLIIGSFTIANEMENGQWRLLSTYPLFTLSYVLGKIGGQFTSQIIVFTFSYGVSLAIGLAFGLAFAVEWLLAIYFFSISLIFFFLIIGIIVGTIVSTRWQALSVSVIIWFFLIMIWPTALIGVLGLFPYTMIETLMKVALFLNPAELVRIVLVIELDGGSVFGQAYDSLVTFMETPGATLIYILYVIVFLAISLLFTMSMLEWRKRR
- a CDS encoding ABC transporter ATP-binding protein: MTKFSVEKISKVYKQKTALKTSSFDVEDGTCVVLCGGNGAGKSTMLQIMAGIIASSSGKTSINGKDLQYDRDNYLHEIGFMPDDFHAQETMTVEEFLSFYGSFRKVGKQRVAEVIELIGLTEKKREFIKSLSKGMRQRLLFGQSILAKPAVLLMDEPTNGLDPYWVNRFVEILNEMKKEGTIIVFSTHMMDVAAETGDVILFLKQGEIFQTIKNEGKAEDTTMKLMKLHRYA